Within the Mugil cephalus isolate CIBA_MC_2020 chromosome 1, CIBA_Mcephalus_1.1, whole genome shotgun sequence genome, the region CCTCCACATTcccagtttttctctttttttttctccccccagctctccttttttttttttttttttttacaatcggGCTTTACCatcgttttaaaaaaaaaaaatttacccACGGGAAGTGTTTCCTGTTTGCCTCTCGTGCCCCTGATACCATCGGGTTTGCACTCACATCCTCCCTCGTGTCTTAATTTTGCCCAGCTGACACAAAACCAGTACTGATTTGAGGATGAGTATGTCCGCACTGGGGTGGGGTGTTATTTCTGGACCAGACGCCACCCTACAGTGTCTGAATGAAGTCACTCCAGCTGCAGCCGAAATTAGGCCAAAGTGCATTAGGTATCAAATGGTAAGAACTCCTAAAATAGCGCAGTCACCGACCCAGCGGTGCATGTTCCTGGTTCCTGCAATGGCAGCAGTATTTTCGAACCGAGTTACAGTCGCATGGACATTTTTTGATTCGAATAGGGCTTAACACGATGCAAAAATGTGTGCTGAAACTTGCTAAAACGTCATCGTTACAAACCTCGCTCCCTTTTCCGCAAATATTAAACATATCTTTAGTCACAGACTGTGTGAGAAGGCGCAGGAATATTTGTGTGTAGCAGTCATTAGAGCCAAACACCCAGTCACCACCACAATATTCCGTGACCTCAGAAACTCTTTTACACAATGTTTTGTAATGGATTCCTaccgccccccccccaaaaaaaaaaaaaaaatctgtaaactTCCCCGCAGGTCTGTTTGGTctctcctgcttcctcctcgGGGGAAAACATAAACTCAGGAAGGGGGATTGTTCATTGTGAGAGGTTAGGACATGACACGACGCCCCACGTTATGTAACGCCTCAGCTTGCGAGCCCCCCCTGAGTGAAGCGCCGGGTTTGAAGGATAGTACTTTGGATAGGCTTCTTCCATCAACACACAGATCGTGCAGGGGCACTCACATGCAGGCATGCACATGCTAACACACGAAACACAGGGAGGCTGTCCTATGATTTATCTTGCTGTGAACTTTTGCAAGGAGTCGAAACGATGAGGTTTGGAATACCGCACGCTACCACagtacttatttttctttcagacctctttttccttctcaaTCACACGCGGCCggatttcaaacattttctcttggttcagtgtgtttttcaaAGCAATACGACCTTTGATTTTTGACAGCTCAACAGCATTCCTACATCATATGATGAGACACTCAAATGTTCTCAGCTGACTGGCCTGTGATCAAAGAGAAGGATCGTCTTTCTTTGGACAGCTTGTTATGGTTCAAGAAAGGATTTTGAACGAGGCTCTTAAATTGCACTTTATTGCGAACGTTGTAAGGAGGAATCTCCAGCCTTGGTAAGAGCACGAAAAATCAagtacacccatcagccacaacattaaaaccagagacaggaggagtaggagtaaatagcattgaccattttgtgacaacaCAGTATTAtgctgggagacttttggacctggaattcatgtgaATCTTGcttagacatttaccacccacTTGTCAgcttgacacaggcacacacacacaaatggtttagtaacaactcaaaaaacatgaaaaacaccacacggtgttgacctggtctccaaattcactagatcccaaactgatcagatatctgtgggatgcactggaacaagcctcaTCCAcaaaaggcccctcccctcaacccatgagACCCAagggcccccactaacaccacacTGTTAccaggtccatgtccattctcagatgagtcacaactgttttggagtcagaagggagacctacacaattttaggaagatggtcataatgttgtgcctgattgttGTCACACCCCTGTGTTCTGTCGCTGCCTGCGTTGTATCATTTACCTAGGATATGGAGGTCCTTTGAAAGACATCCCTCCAGAGAGGTTTAACAGCACAGCAGTGCCAAAGTCCTACCATTCACCCTGGGAGCAGGCCATCATCAACGACCCAACCTTGGCTGACACTCTCCTCATCCGCATGCCTGAGATGGAGCCCCGACAAGACCTACCAGGTTACAAAAGCTTTAACAGGTAACAACTATCCATAACATTGCAAATTTAAAGAATTAAACTTTTCTTTGCTGGGTTAcaaatgtttattattgtggGACAATGACCGTTATGCATGAGATGAGGTAGAGGGGTTTGGTACCATCAGCAACAATAAGCCACTGGTCGAACCATACCAAGTAAAGCTGTAAGCAGCAGAACCTGTGACTGTAATAAATTGATTAAAAGTGGttataaatgtttcattattcagacatatcattttgtgtttcagaattTATATCGTCTTGAATGATAAATTATGAATGTGAGTGCAGAGTGGGCAAAATGCTCATTGTCCTTCAGCGGACTCATAGTGCCTCTCTAAGCAGCTATATCTTAGAATATGTCCCCCGGTCAAAGTCTTTGCTTGAGCTTTAATTAGTCGCATCACTTCAAATGTCACTGGAGTTTCTCTCATTAGCACATGACGGCTGTTTTTAACACCACCACTCTGTCACCTCCAGGGTGGCCACGCCTTTCGGCGGTTTCGGCAAGGCGCCCAGACCCGCGCCCATCAAGCCCCTGCAGGTGGAAACCTTCCCGGAGCTCCCCGAGCTCCAGGCGGACGTTTCTGTGAATCGACCCACCTTCAACAGAGCTGCTCTGGGGTGGGTGTCGACGGGTGGTCCTGTGTCCCTCCCGACCATTTCCCTCGAGCCTGTGCTCATCCCTGAGTCAGAAGACCTTTGATACCGTAATGAAGTCACACAGAGATGCTGTCTACTCACTTGAGGTTATGGTGGGAGGGGTGACATTTCATTTCTGTCGGGACCGAGTCAGGTTGAGAGAAGGCTTCGTGTTGGGTTCAAGTTAGCATGTATGCAGCACCACTTGGTTTTCCAGTCATGTTAACTGTTGTGTTGCagggagaaacaaacaaatcactATGTATAGTAGACAGACACACCGCTGGAATAAACGCGTTGTATATTAATGTGCATAAGAATGTTTTATGGTGCAAACACAGGGTTTTGCTCAATAAAGTGGTGTAGAATCAAAAATTCCCATCggtcattttgttcttttttttcgttttttgcCACTGCAAGTCTTGACAGGACGAATACACGCTTCTGGTTGGGACATCATATCTCATCAGCATGCCCGCAGCCGATATTTTCACAGTGAATTGGTATCAGCTACACTGAAAGCTCACTTGAGCCTCTGCGTTATAGTCCTGTGCATCGCTTATTGCAGCATGAGAGGCCACAGATACATGTGAGCCACTCTAACGCGCCTCAAGGTTACACTGCCTGACAAATCAAATCTGCTTCTCTGACATGAACGACTTGACTGATGCGTCTTTCACCTTTTGGCTATGCCCACTGGAAAGAGTGGGACTGATGGGAGAGCAGCTTCCTGAGCTGCTCAGAATCTGTTTATTACTACGGTACTTAAGAATGTATCTCACACATAACAGGCTCCAGTAAACAGCCTGGTTTAAAGCAGCAGGATATATGGCTACATGGATATGGTGTGTTTCATTGCGGATGATGTTAGTTCTAGTTAcaattttagttatttatagTGAAGTGGAAATAGATCATGGCGCagtaaaacacttttatttttagtggtGGTGCTGTCAAGTGTtttgctgaataaaaaaaatgattttagcAGTGTTGCTTCTATTCTTGCTTATTTATTCCCtttaatatatttctgtgtgcatATATAACAGGATAAAAATATACGTATATATCCATTTCATACTGCTTCATAACCAGAACAAACCTTCTTTTCTGTGGAGAAGTAAATGTTCCAGAGGTTTcttttctaaaccattttttttttctgtctggaggacgagtcgtacaaatgtttgtgtctccaaatctcctcagttaaccttccTTCAATGTGTTCCATTATTATGGATCCAAAACTATTTGCAGATAtcgagaagcagctggaaatactaacgTGGAAATACCAAGCAGACCAGTCACTCTTGAGGTCTGAGTGGCTGTGACGCATGGCgacatttctggggaggcgTACTTCATGCTGCAAGCTTTCGGGTCTGCGTATGACCTGGGCTGTCGCCGTAGCTACGGCGTCAAATTGACTCAAAGGCATAAACCGCACATTAGACTTACACTGAGTGGTAATAGCATGGTCTTCACTGTTAAAATGGCTACAACTGAGCTCCATCTTTTTGAATTCAGCAGCTCACTTCTTCTTCACCAGTCTTCCTTAGTGTAGCCAAAATGTCCTCGGGGGCCACTTTGGGTGTTAAGTGACAGTATTGACTtgcaattttaaataaacagacacagaagtaACACAGACCTTCTGCATAATATGTTTGGGAGTTGAATTACACATGGATGTACATGAACCGAATAACTCTTCTACCTTAGGCCCAGACTTACAGATCCCCTCTGTCAGTATTCTTTATGTTTATGTCTatacaaatgtttctttttgttgtcattctttattcttctgtgtttctacTAGGTCTTTTCCAGGTGCTGACTTTCTTTCTGCAAAAGCTAAAAAAGAAGACACGTTGGTTAATGCCCACTGATGGTCCCACTGGctgtaaagacaaaaagaaggcACGAATGTCACCGGATTCCCGCAGTTGTGAAATCTGGTTTCAGTAGTAGGTTTCCTTCTGCAGaaggccttttttttaatttgttaaagccATAGCTGTCTCCAAAAATTAATTAGGAAATGCCTCCCAGATTTCTTGCAGCTGTGAGTCCAGCATCGGCATTCCTCGCCTCTGTCAGAGGGCCTTTGGAATGTGCAGCCACTGGTGCCACTCCCTGTTTCGAGTCCGTCAGAGTTCCTCTCACCAGCCTCTCCGGGAGAACTGCGTGTACAGCACACCGCCCAACTGTGCCAGTGCCCACAGTGAATATGGAGCAGTGTTTATCAGGAGAGGGGATGACCTCTCTTTCAACTTTGAACGTGGCCGCTATCAAAGCGCACCAAAGGAATTATTATTGGCAGGGCCCCGTAGCGTTGGCTGGTGTCAGGGAGCCAGACGATTCGATTATTAGTCCCAAACCGCAACCGGTTTCCCCTCAGGCATGTTTGTCTTGGCATGAGATGGCACAGTAGGCGCTGGACAATGAGTTATGAGTTTGTCCTGGACAATGGGGTGGCCCAGTGTTTAGAGTGATTGAAGCTATTTCCAGAAATCAACTCTTgtagtgtccttgagcaagagaCTAAACATGTAATACTTCAGCCTTTGAAAGCTCTCTGGATAAGAGCGTCAGGGAAAAATTAAAGGGGCCACGGAGCTCAAACACAGGGCTATCCTTGTGGAAACTGCATTTGGACTGAGACAAACGGAACATAAACACCTGAAACTAGCTTCTTATGTAACAACTAACTTGATAAAAGGGGAAACCACCATTTTTGGGGGTGCGTTCAACACACACAAGGcatcaaattcttttttttttttttaaccgcgTGACCCAGCCCTGTCTGAGCAGCTGGCTTTCTACACCTTCATCAGCAGTAAACAATGGACAGTACTGCTGTTGCATCCACCGTCATGTTTTAAAGCCAAACTCCCTCGGGTTTCCATCTGCgcacacagcaccacaacactgAGTGTGCAGTGTGCTGCTGACACAGAGAACTGTTAAAAGGTTGAGCCACTTGACCAGCCAATATCCCAGAAGGATTTCTTTAAGTATGCATGGGTCGAGCGAGAAAACAAATGTGCTGTGAAATAACAACTGCAAAGGCAAATGAGCTAGAGGAAGACATATGGGTCTCTgtcaggtttcttttttttttgcacacacgCGCACTTTTGAGGACTTGCCTGTCATAGTTTAGGTGGAATCCAGGATTAACCTCGTAATATTCTTTTAGGACGACCTCTCGACataaaaatccacaaataacAAATGGGGCTAATCTAGAGCGTCAGCgttttggtttgtgtctttCTCGTCTGATGACATGATGGACGCGCTGGGGCCGAGGGACGGGCTTGGCAGGTGGTCATTTTCACAGGAAGGTGCAAAGCCCAATGGGATGTCTAAAAATACGGGAGAACATAAAGCGTCCCCGGGGGTCACCCGGGTGGTGTTGGGTTGCccgtgaggtgaggtgaggggTGACGGGGCGCACATTCCGCCCCTGAAATGAGGTGAAGTGACGCAACAGGCTGAGCTATGTTTCGcccagagaaaataaaatcagtcagCTGGGTGCGCGAGGTTGCGCGTCTGCTTAACAAGAGCCCTCGGGCGACGGCGACGGGTGAGCGTGCACACGTTTGTGGGATTCCGAAGTGAATGCCACAATATATCTGGAATTCGTGAGGACGGAGAATGGCTGCTGAGCCGTGCTGACTCAGTTTCATCAAACACATAAGGACATAGAAGCACTTCATGGAAGGTTGCACACAGCTAGGCTAGTAATTAGCCTGTATGTACAAATGAACTTTCAAAAGTGTGTTCTTGTTTGCTTGCAAAAGCCCTCGAGACCAATTAGAGCCGTGTTCTCTCACAGTATTCCCGCCTCTGTTTGTTGCCCCAGGGGGCTCATCTATATTCCTGACTGGTCAATACATGTTAACCTCCTCTCTGTGGTTAATCGTCAGTCAAGAATTATTAACTTTCCAACTGCAAGCATGACAAGTGCCTCGGCGAGCTGCATCTCTGGCACCTTCGGATGACGAGCATGTGCTATTTATATAGCCGCGAAAGGGCAGAAAATAGCATTAAATGTTCTTAATGTGGAGATAGGGAGGACTTGGCGCATTCTCATGATGTTGCTGGGGAAAGAATAACTAATGTGCCTTATCTTAGTCAATGAAGGCTATTACTTTCTGAACAGACAGCACGGAAGGCTACAGCATGCTTCCCCCGTGTGCTGCAGCTACCGTGGATACAGCAAACACAGCAGTGAAATACATCACAGTCACCCTTTTGGCTGCCCTCCAGAATTAATGTAACATGGTCGATTGCCAGAAAAATGAAGCTCAAGTCATCCATTTTTTTGCAGCGAAAGTACGCTACTCTGAGTTGGgaagaaaatgtgaattaatgtcaatcattaaaaggaaaataaatgcgCACGGGAGAGTCTTTTCTTCTTAGGTTAACACGATGTCTCACCTGTTCTAATGGTATGTGGCAaaatacacatgcacacgctgGGATGTCATGCCGTGCTTGTGGGAACGCTAAGTCATCGTGATGGCACACAATAGCATAACCACACAACATAAGCAAGAtagtaaaacagttttgtttttttttgtttttttatctgtttccttttttttcaaactctGTTTTCTGACAGTCCTGATTACGCCCAAAGGAATTTCCACGAAGGAGCGGTTGAACAAAATGTCCTTCCAAGAACTTAAGTATTACTCTGAAACCTGAGGAGTGCTTTCATTCCAAAAACTCATCATTACCGGATTTTCATTTCCAGTTAAATATAGCACGAGTTGCTTCAGAGGCGTCGCCTCCCGTCGCCTCCATTGTGGTGTTGAAGCATGTCTAATCTGTTACGTAAAAACAGGACATTCACTACTGTGCGGTTCCTCATTAGTAGTAACTCAATAGCACTACACAACAGATGACGTAAGCTTTGCTTGCTTTAGTCATTCCCCTATACACTTTTGCAGAAAGTGTCAATTAAGGGCGATAAACTTGATTTTCAGTCTCACACCGCAATGTATTCTCAAATAAATATGccatatttgtttgtgtttatgcgCACGGTCAGGATAACTTGTACCCTCGCATTACCTTTCATTAGTACAAGCTGTTCCATCTGAATTATTTGCATTTCCCATGATACTGCACACATCCAAATTTGCGCGCGTACGTACAAAAACAGACACGCAAACTAGGCCATTTATTATTACCCGGGCCGGAGACAGGAGCAGAttaagtttacattttaattgGACTCTTAAATTTTGCAGTTGCTGTTACTGCAGCTCATGAAACCAGCGGGTAGAAGAAGTAGAAGCTGCAGCTTTGTTTATTTTCGAATTTACTTACACTACATTCCCCCCATCTTAAAAGAGTATGCTTAAGGAACAGATTGTCACTAATTAGTTACTCTCCACCTTTTGCTTATTATTTTGCGAGAAACAACTTTCCTGCGGCGGGTACGGGGTACTGTAAATATGGATTGAAAAGCCAGACAGCAGTGCTAAAAATACCGCACATCAAATAGCACAGCACATTTGAGGTGAAAGGGAACTTTGCTGCCCAGTGACCCACTTAAATAATCAATGAATCTATACACCGCTGAAACATGAGTTAACTTGTTCAGGGGACTTTGGCTTGAGAGCTCAATAAAACAAGTAAACCTAAATCCACAATGCAGATTTTACTAGTTTTTTGTCGCTACCGTGCAAGCTATTGAAATTCCCAACGCAGCAGCAGGCAAAGAAAGGGCAAAGTTTTGTCATTTGAGCAgtgtttattcagtgtgttcagCAAATCCCCTTGCACTTCGTTGGGGCTTTCTCAAGGTGAGGAGTCGGGGCAGAGACACCAGCTCTCCGTGGGACACTTCCTGTGTGCACCGTCCCCTTGCAGAGCTGGAAAAGTGTTGATAAATAATCTTGAATTAAAATGCCCTCCACAGACATGCATAAGTTCAGTGTTTAGCCGGGCTGTTAGAGATGCACAACTGCGGCAGACACATCAAAGGCAAAAAAGCGATCTGAAAGCAACTGTTCTGCAGAAGCCACCGAAAGTGGATTCCGACAAGCCAATGATGTGTTAGTGCAATGATACAGTCCCTTTTAGACATTTGGCTCAAAGGCAACAATGCTGACGGGGCACAAATTGCTAGATTCAGCATCTGGATTTCATGCTGTCCACTGAGGTCAGTAAAGTTTGTGGAATTTGTTTAAAGGCCTCATCTCTTTGAGGCGTCTGATCCATAATTTATAGGGGGGGTACAACATATTCAGTGGCACCATTTCAAAGCGAGGGGGGACTATACCCAGAGCGCGAATGTCCGAGATCACGATATGAATCCATCAGAGCTCTGAGCAACACAGAGATAacaaaaatacactgtaaatCCTGTTGACAAAAATCTCAGAAAAGTCttcaaaagtttttttccccatagaataaacacaacagaatatAGTTTCATAAAAGATCCAGCACATTTCCAGATCCATGCATAGGCACATATGTGCTAAGTTCAGTACTTAATAACACAAAGAACCTGCTCACATCACTCAAACAGATTATTATTACACtgatgaactttttttttaattttaagaggAAGCATTATATGTCCCTTGAGGATATGTGTACAGAGGGAAATGGCATTGTCTTCTCTATGGGCCCTTTCAAGTACTTCCTGGGGAAAGGCTGGACCACGCTGATACATTGTGACCCCTAAGCGCACACTCCAGCATTACATGGAGTTTCCTTGGCTTTAATGAGTGACGAATGTTTTTGAACacagagttgtgtttttttttccaaaacacaaATGTTGTCCTGGCTGAAATAAGTGGCGTAGGATACTTAATTATATTCTAATCAGTCACCAGCTAATGGAAGATCTGCACTGAATTTCAAAGTTTCATGACTCTATGCAATTATaagttattttctctgtgtatttaGTCTGGTTTAAGTTTTTGAGttgcaattaaattaaaaattaaattaaataaaataagtagtTAAATTACTTAAAGTTACTTAAGTctcagtatgtttttttttaggaagagATAATAAGGCCTAGATCTTTTACTCCTAAAAAGTTGCAATACTGCAtcatattaaaagaaaaaccccTGTTAACAAGATCTGAATTCAAATTCTAGTAAAATATGAATGTTAGCTATCAGAATCCATATTATTGCgtttaatttttgtttaatGTGACACTAATGTTGCATCTTAATTACATTATATATTGTTGGGTAGCTTTATTATTAACTGTACTGCATCATTTATTAGTTGActaatgttttatattattaatccGTAAACTAATAACAGATTTATCATAAAAGAAGAGCGGAGAGGAAATATCAATTAGCATAACATGGAAAATATTTAGGCAAAGTACATCAAACATTGTACATTTCATGAGTAAATGCACCCACATAGTTACATTTCCCCTCTGGCCATAGTATGTGTTAACAAGTTATTACCTTTAAGTGTTCTCTTTGCTTTGGAGGCAGTCCAAATCATTTATCTTAATTTCAAGAGTTATTTCAAATTACAGTCTTGAGTCATGTCAAATGAGGCACACTTCTTGGTTCAAAACGAAGGGAGAGCGGCTTTAATTGCAGCTACACCCATTTCAAACGCTTTCTTTATATAACAGGATCAGGCAG harbors:
- the LOC125022819 gene encoding myozenin-2-like, which encodes MSQFSTMTTRERKMQAAAICREVQAQEDPEMDLGKKVSVPKDIMLEELSLASNRGSRLFKMRQKRSEKYTFESIQNENNKFNNALVTQSQNGTAADSQSGESNLGVNQPPNVTSDTPDTRVEPNPNSIAPGYGGPLKDIPPERFNSTAVPKSYHSPWEQAIINDPTLADTLLIRMPEMEPRQDLPGYKSFNRVATPFGGFGKAPRPAPIKPLQVETFPELPELQADVSVNRPTFNRAALGWVSTGGPVSLPTISLEPVLIPESEDL